The following proteins are co-located in the Macadamia integrifolia cultivar HAES 741 chromosome 3, SCU_Mint_v3, whole genome shotgun sequence genome:
- the LOC122074346 gene encoding probable leucine-rich repeat receptor-like protein kinase At1g35710: protein MRLSDRFMYADLDKLDFSSFQYLVHLDLSRNELSGSIPDNIGTLSKLTVLYLSGNKLSGKFPSSLANLTSLTELDVSNNKMSGEIDGYLFTSCTNLTIFSLYGNSINGSIPQEIGNLKSLHQLDLSDNMLTGSIPTALGNLKSLNILDLSNNLLNGSIPMEIGYMEHLSHLYLSNNKLHGPIPVQMGKLTYLAELNLNQNILSGSIPPTIGNLKNLDLLDLSSNVLSGSIPIEIGDIEELQQLNLSYNKLHGPIPAQMGNLRYLAELDLSQNFLSGLIPPTIGNLTELFELDLSSNVLSGSIPIEIGDREELQQLNLSYNKLHGPIPAQMGNLRYLAELDLSQNFLSGSIPPTIGNLTKLFELDLSSNVLSGSIPIEIGDIEELQQLNLSYNMLHSPIPPTMGNLKNLDLLDLSNNGLNGSIPKEIGDMEQLVHLKLRHNKLHGPIPAQMGNLRYLAELDLSQNFLSGSIPMEIGDMKNMWQLNLSHNRLQCPIPSQMRNRKWDWDLSYNDFKDPCEIRENRLKVKISLIISLCSIILVAFAVVAIRFLLRRKPMNSTGTTRSHKNGDIFSIWNYDGTIAYSDIMEATEEFDIKYCIGTGGYGSVYIAKLPTGKVVAVKKLHRLEAEEKAYDDSFTNEINVLTRIRHRNIVKLYGFCYNSRCKFLVYEYIERGSLAYVLGDEAEAVELDWRKRLNVIKGVAHALSYLHHDCVPPLIHRDISSNNVLLKAELEPRVADFGTAKFLNPDSSNRTILVGTYGYIAPELAYTTVVTEKCDVYSFGVLALETIMGKHPGELISSLSLPNGKDITLKDVLDPRLQPPTQLVAQDLTFSMMLANACLHTNPKSRPTMQYISQELGNPMNPHHNPIIAKVPTEKIVAVKKLRHLEAEEKAYDASLRLGRSESIELRSTESNFSMASFFRIVLKIVAVWAFFTTAATATVASESSSPEAKALLNWKASGGHFPNSWKENDTSPCKWDGIDCNEAGRVIVISLYLYYISAELNKLNFSSFQFLVHLDLNNNGLSGTIPDNIGMLSKLKSLYLSGNKLSGKLPSSLANLTRLLELDISYNEISGEIDGYLFTNWTSLNILSLSGNTINGSIPPTVGNLKSLYRLDLSNNELNGSIPMEIADIVELMRLDLSHNKLDGPIPAVMGNLRYLSELDLSKNMLTSSIPPTMRNLKRLQKLDLSSNMLNGSIPMEIGGIEQLWTLNLSCNKLHGPIPAQMMVKCNSYIYLDLSYNDLQDPCKSRKKRPKILIPIFISLSSIILVALVVVAVWFLFRQNSKNSTIDSRTQGIGDIFSIWNYDGRIAYSDIMEVTEEFDIKYCIGTGGHGSVYIAKLPTGKVVAVKLLHRLKAEEKAYDESFTNEIHVLTSIRHHNIVKLYGFCCHPRCKCLVYEYIERGSLADALENEAEAMKLDWRKRLNVIKGVAHALSYLHHDCTPPLIHRDISSKNVLLDADLEAHVADFGTAKFLNPDSSNRTILVGTYGYIAPGKLQYNHPFSHTYSSKYIDTDLNHSIIYIHILGVTQKPFLVGEPKDTGYLPLLSKTTCFLNWYSLNLNVLTKLTLLFFISLFSELAYTMVATEKCDVYSFGVFALETIMGRHPGEFITSLSLPNTKDVILKDMIDPRLQPPTQLVAEDLCFSMMLAIACLHINPKSRPTMQYVSRELGCHTIPHI, encoded by the exons ATGAGGCTATCTGATCGCTTCATGTATGCAGATCTCGACAAATTGGATTTCTCCTCTTTCCAATATCTGGTCCATCTCGATCTCAGTCGTAATGAATTGTCTGGAAGCATCCCAGACAACATCGGTACGCTTTCCAAACTCACCGTTCTTTACCTATCTGGGAACAAACTTTCAGGGAAATTTCCTTCTTCACTAGCTAATCTGACCAGTTTAACTGAGTTGGATGTTTCTAATAATAAGATGAGTGGTGAAATTGATGGATATCTATTCACTAGTTGCACCAACCTCACCATTTTCTCCCTCTATGGTAATAGTATCAACGGATCAATACCTCAAGAGATAGGAAACCTCAAATCCCTCCATCAGTTAGACCTAAGTGACAACATGCTAACTGGTTCAATACCTACAGCACTGGGAAATCTTAAGAGTCTCAACATATTGGACCTGAGTAACAATTTGTTGAATGGTTCAATCCCCATGGAAATTGGATATATGGAACACCTAAGCCATCTTTATCTCAGCAACAACAAGCTACATGGCCCAATACCAGTACAGATGGGGAAATTGACATATCTAGCTGAGTTGAACCTAAACCAGAACATCCTCTCTGGTTCAATACCTCCAACAATCGGGAATCTTAAGAATCTCGACCTATTGGACCTGAGTAGCAATGTGTTGAGTGGCTCAATCCCCATAGAAATTGGAGACATAGAAGAGTTGCAGCAGCTTAATCTCAGCTACAACAAGCTACATGGTCCAATAcctgcacagatggggaatttGAGATATCTAGCTGAGTTGGACCTAAGCCAAAACTTCCTCTCTGGTTTGATACCTCCAACAATAGGGAATCTTACGGAGCTCTTTGAATTGGACTTGAGTAGCAATGTGTTGAGTGGCTCAATCCCCATAGAAATTGGAGACAGAGAAGAGTTGCAGCAGCTTAATCTCAGCTACAACAAGCTACATGGTCCAATAcctgcacagatggggaatttGAGATATCTAGCTGAGTTGGACCTAAGCCAAAACTTCCTCTCTGGTTCGATACCTCCAACAATAGGGAATCTTACGAAGCTCTTTGAATTGGACTTGAGTAGCAATGTGTTGAGTGGCTCAATCCCCATAGAAATTGGAGACATAGAAGAATTGCAGCAGCTTAATCTCAGCTACAACATGCTACATAGTCCAATACCTCCAACAATGGGGAATCTTAAGAATCTCGACCTATTGGACCTGAGTAACAATGGGTTGAATGGTTCAATACCTAaggaaattggagatatggaaCAACTAGTGCATCTTAAACTTAGACACAACAAGCTACATGGTCCAATAcctgcacagatggggaatttGAGATATCTAGCTGAGTTGGACCTAAGCCAAAACTTCCTTTCTGGTTCAATCCCCATGgaaattggagatatgaaaAACATGTGGCAGCTTAATCTCAGCCACAACAGGCTACAATGTCCAATTCCTTCACAGATGAGGAATCGCAAATGGGATTGGGATCTGTCCTACAATGATTTCAAAGATCCATGTGAAATCAGAGAGAATAGGCTTAAAGTCAAGATTTCCCTCATTATATCTCTTTGTAGCATCATACTTGTTGCATTTGCAGTTGTTGCTATCCGGTTCCTTCTCAGGAGAAAACCGATGAATTCCACCGGTACAACAAGATCACACAAAAATGGAGATATATTTTCCATATGGAACTACGACGGAACAATTGCATATAGTGACATCATGGAAGCAACAGAAGAATTTGACATCAAATATTGCATTGGGACTGGAGGTTATGGGAGTGTTTACATAGCGAAGCTACCTACTGGGAAAGTAGTTGCTGTGAAAAAGCTTCATCGCTTAGAAGCCGAAGAGAAAGCCTATGATGACAGCTTCACTAATGAGATAAATGTATTAACAAGAATACGGCATCGGAATATTGTGAAACTTTATGGGTTTTGCTACAATTCAAGATGCAAATTTTTAGTTTATGAATACATAGAAAGGGGAAGCTTAGCTTATGTTCTTGGAGATGAAGCAGAAGCTGTGGAATTGGATTGGAGGAAACGTTTAAATGTCATCAAAGGGGTTGCTCATGCTCTGTCTTACTTGCATCATGACTGTGTGCCTCCATTAATTCATCGGGATATATCAAGCAATAACGTTTTGTTGAAAGCAGAACTCGAGCCTCGTGTTGCCGACTTTGGAACTGCTAAATTTCTAAATCCAGATTCATCCAACCGCACTATACTTGTGGGCACATATGGATATATTGCTCCAG AGCTTGCTTATACAACGGTTGTGACAGAAAAATGCGATGTTTATAGTTTTGGGGTCTTGGCCTTAGAGACAATTATGGGAAAGCATCCGGGTGAACTCATCTCTTCACTATCATTACCAAATGGAAAAGATATAACACTAAAGGATGTGTTAGATCCACGTCTCCAACCACCAACACAATTGGTGGCACAAGATTTGACTTTCTCAATGATGCTTGCAAATGCATGTTTGCACACCAATCCAAAATCTCGTCCAACTATGCAATACATATCTCAGGAACTAGGAAATCCTATGAACCCTCATCATAACCCCATT ATAGCAAAGGTACCAACAGAGAAAATAGTAGCTGTGAAAAAGCTTCGTCACCTAGAAGCTGAAGAGAAAGCTTATGATGCTTCACTACGATTGGGCCG CAGTGAGAGCATAGAATTGAGATCAACAGAATCAAATTTTTCCATGGCATCCTTCTTCAGAATTGTATTGAAAATAGTTGCTGTATGGGCTTTTTTCACCACTGCTGCAACAGCAACAGTAGCATCTGaatcatcatcaccagaagCCAAAGCTCTACTCAACTGGAAAGCCAGTGGTGGCCATTTTCCTAATTCCtggaaagaaaatgatacaAGCCCATGTAAGTGGGATGGGATAGATTGCAATGAAGCTGGAAGGGTGATAGTCATAAGCCTATATTTGTACTACATATCTGCTGAGCTCAACAAATTGAATTTCTCCTCATTCCAATTTCTAGTCCATCTCGATCTCAATAATAATGGATTGTCTGGAACCATCCCTGACAACATCGGTATGCTTTCCAAACTCAAGTCTCTTTACCTATCTGGGAACAAACTTTCAGGCAAATTGCCTTCTTCTCTAGCTAATCTTACCAGATTACTTGAGTTAGATATTTCTTATAATGAAATAAGTGGTGAAATTGATGGATATCTATTCACCAACTGGACCAGCCTCAACATCCTTTCCCTCTCTGGCAATACTATCAATGGTTCAATACCTCCAACAGTGGGGAATCTTAAGAGCCTTTACCGATTGGACCTGAGTAACAATGAGTTGAATGGTTCAATCCCTATGGAAATTGCAGATATTGTAGAGCTAATGCGGCTTGATCTCAGCCACAACAAGCTAGATGGTCCAATTCCTGCAGTAATGGGGAATTTGAGATATCTCAGTGAGTTGGACCTAAGTAAGAACATGCTAACTAGTTCAATACCTCCAACAATGAGGAATCTTAAGCGTCTGCAAAAATTGGACCTTAGTAGCAACATGTTGAATGGTTCAATCCCTATGGAAATTGGAGGTATAGAACAACTATGGACACTTAATCTCAGCTGCAACAAGCTACATGGTCCAATACCTGCACAGATGATGGTGAAATGCAATTCTTACATTTATTTGGATCTTTCCTACAATGATTTGCAAGATCCATGTAAAAGCAGAAAGAAAAGGCCTAAAATCTTGATTCCCATCTTCATATCTCTTTCCAGCATCATACTTGTTGCACTTGTAGTTGTTGCTGTCTGGTTTCTCTTTAGGCAAAACTCGAAAAATTCCACCATTGATTCAAGAACACAAGGCATTGGAGATATATTTTCCATATGGAACTATGATGGAAGAATTGCATATAGTGATATCATGGAAGTGACGGAAGAATTCGACATCAAATATTGCATTGGCACTGGAGGTCATGGGAGTGTCTACATAGCAAAACTACCTACAGGGAAGGTGGTAGCTGTGAAATTGCTTCATCGCCTAAAAGCTGAAGAAAAAGCCTATGATGAGAGCTTCACTAATGAAATACATGTATTAACAAGCATTCGGCATCATAACATTGTGAAACTTTATGGGTTTTGCTGCCATCCAAGGTGCAAATGTTTAGTTTATGAAtacatagaaaggggaagtttaGCTGATGCTCTTGAGAATGAAGCAGAAGCTATGAAATTGGATTGGAGAAAACGTTTAAATGTCATCAAAGGGGTTGCTCATGCTTTGTCTTACTTGCATCATGACTGCACACCACCATTGATTCATCGGGACATCTCGAGCAAGAATGTTTTGTTGGATGCAGATCTTGAGGCTCATGTCGCAGACTTTGGAACTGCTAAATTTCTAAATCCTGATTCATCCAACCGCACTATACTTGTAGGTACATATGGATATATTGCTCCAGGTAAGTTACAATATAATCATCCTTTTTCTCATACGTATAGTTCCAAGTACATTGACACTGATTTGAACCATTCAATCATATATATACACATCTTGGGAGTGACTCAGAAGCCATTCTTAGTAGGAGAACCAAAAGACACAGGCTATCTCCCTTTGTTGTCTAAAACTACATGTTTCTTGAATTGGTATTCTTTGAATTTGAATGTTCTCACAAAGTTGActctattgttttttatttccctcttttcAGAGCTTGCATATACAATGGTTGCCACGGAGAAATGCGATGTTTACAGTTTTGGGGTCTTCGCACTAGAGACAATTATGGGAAGACATCCAGGTGAATTTATCACTTCGTTATCATTGCCAAATACAAAAGATGTAATACTAAAGGATATGATAGACCCACGTCTCCAACCACCGACACAATTGGTAGCAGAAGATTTGTGTTTCTCAATGATGCTTGCTATTGCATGCTTGCACATCAATCCAAAATCTCGTCCAACTATGCAATATGTGTCTCGTGAATTGGGATGTCATACAATCCCTCATATATAA